One Alligator mississippiensis isolate rAllMis1 chromosome 1, rAllMis1, whole genome shotgun sequence genomic window carries:
- the ATRAID gene encoding all-trans retinoic acid-induced differentiation factor isoform X4, which produces MKVRLGKFRWHRLDMGSCNRTSLCPGFQDASTAVVIDLTENPLEKLPDASFLGFTSLQSIAVPLALDCPGGSAAWENITAGADSRLCQGQRNACNSSGELAWLCPENSQCAPNGPGLVQCLCWGPYHGYKCLREEWRVPLALASLPWLPCSDSEDAFKGSNLNLLYCSLQAGPFLPAGCSCTALLATWCRNGESLPGAGAKAGGSCGCRAGLVLGEGDWARATGRHPS; this is translated from the exons ATGAAAGTCAGGCTTGGAAAATTTCGCTGGCACAG GCTGGACATGGGCAGCTGCAACCGGACAAGCCTGTGCCCCGGGTTCCAGGACGCCAGCACCGCCGTGGTCAT CGACCTGACGGAGAACCCCCTGGAGAAGCTCCCTGACGCCTCCTTCCTGGGCTTcaccagcctgcagagcat AGCCGTCCCGCTTGCCCTGGACTGCCCCGGGGGCAGCGCGGCCTGGGAGAACATCACAGCTGGCGCAGACAGCAGACTCTGCCAGGGCCAGAGGAACGCCTGCAACAGCTCCGGGGAGCTCG CCTGGCTTTGCCCTGAAAACTCCCAGTGCGCCCCCAACGGCCCCGGCCTCGTCCAGTGCCTGTGCTGGGGGCCCTACCACGGCTACAAGTGCCTGCGCGAG GAATGGAGAGTCCCCCTTGCCCTGGCATCTCTCCCGTGGCTGccctgctctgacagtgaagacGCATTTAAGGGATCCAACCTGAACCTGCTTTACTGCAGCCTCCAAGCTGGGCCCTTCCTCCccgcgggctgcagctgcacggcTCTGCTAGCGACTTGGTGCAGGAACGGGGAGTCTCTGCCGGGAGCAGGCGCCAAGGCTGGGGGGAGCTGCGGCTGccgggcagggctggtgctgggtgaAGGGGACTGGGCTAGAGCAACAGGGCGACATCCCAGCTGA
- the ATRAID gene encoding all-trans retinoic acid-induced differentiation factor isoform X2, which yields MLFRPPRKRLPAHKASWEKKASCSPVNEIRGANSSRGRVGSPFRLARPRSASPCRRTCEPCLFISLPIFPFLFRSQRWKCPLRERPALHRFFLFDGVPRPGARGPDPQHHANLRRPPPSAAFFYRATSPQGSRLPLPPRGRRRGTGSSSCPWASWGLGAEVGLGLPGAHACPDPRRPAQRGEGDVESRGAAPLRPGAVPRGWAWPRGGPPPRHAPARGHVTRVGAGARWARPGARVRARGRWRCCCSRPPRVGPAPSPRLDMGSCNRTSLCPGFQDASTAVVIDLTENPLEKLPDASFLGFTSLQSIAVPLALDCPGGSAAWENITAGADSRLCQGQRNACNSSGELAWLCPENSQCAPNGPGLVQCLCWGPYHGYKCLREGTFPMLLFYGVLGAVTAALSLLVWGTQRRKAKAS from the exons ATGCTGTTTCGACCTCCTCGAAAGCGTCTCCCCGCACACAAGGCGTCGTGGGAGAAGAAGGCAAGTTGCTCGCCGGTAAACGAAATCCGTGGTGCAAATAGCTCTCGCGGCCGTGTCGGCTCGCCCTTCCGACTTGCTCGTCCACGTTCAGCCTCCCCGTGCAGGAGGACGTGCGAACCTTGTCTTTTCATATCTTTACCCATTTTCCCTTTCCTATTCAGAAGTCAGCGCTGGAAGTGCCCGCTCCGCGAGCGCCCCGCTCTGCACCGCTTCTTTCTGTTCGACGGCGTGCCAAGGCCTGGCGCCCGCGGGCCGGACCCGCAGCACCACGCGAACCTTCGCCGTCCCCCGCCCAGCGCCGCCTTCTTCTACCGAGCCACGTCCCCACAAGGGTCACGGCTCCCGCTCCCGCCCAGGGGACGCCGACGTGGGACAGGCTCGTCCTCTTGCCCCTGGGCGTCGTGGGGGCTGGGAGCGGAGGTGGGGCTCGGGCTGCCGGGGGCCCACGCGTGCCCCGACCCGCGCCGCCCCGCGCAGCGCGGGGAGGGAGACGTGGAGTCACGTGGGGCCGCGCCGCTCCGCCCCGGGGCGGTCCCGCGTGGGTGGGCGTGGCCGCGGGGAGGTCCACCGCCGCGTCACGCGCCGGCACGCGGTCACGTGACTCGAGTGGGTGCGGGGGCGCGATGGGCCCGGCCAGGCGCGCGTGTCCGTGCCCGTGGGCgctggcgctgctgctgctcgcGGCCGCCCCGCGTGGGGCCCGCGCCGTCCCCCAG GCTGGACATGGGCAGCTGCAACCGGACAAGCCTGTGCCCCGGGTTCCAGGACGCCAGCACCGCCGTGGTCAT CGACCTGACGGAGAACCCCCTGGAGAAGCTCCCTGACGCCTCCTTCCTGGGCTTcaccagcctgcagagcat AGCCGTCCCGCTTGCCCTGGACTGCCCCGGGGGCAGCGCGGCCTGGGAGAACATCACAGCTGGCGCAGACAGCAGACTCTGCCAGGGCCAGAGGAACGCCTGCAACAGCTCCGGGGAGCTCG CCTGGCTTTGCCCTGAAAACTCCCAGTGCGCCCCCAACGGCCCCGGCCTCGTCCAGTGCCTGTGCTGGGGGCCCTACCACGGCTACAAGTGCCTGCGCGAG GGCACCTTCCCCATGCTGCTCTTCTACGGGGTCCTGGGAGCTGTGACCGCCGCCCTATCCCTGCTGGTCTGGGGCACCCAGCGCCGGAAAGCCAAGGCCTCCTGA
- the ATRAID gene encoding all-trans retinoic acid-induced differentiation factor isoform X3, translating to MLFRPPRKRLPAHKASWEKKASCSPVNEIRGANSSRGRVGSPFRLARPRSASPCRRTCEPCLFISLPIFPFLFRSQRWKCPLRERPALHRFFLFDGVPRPGARGPDPQHHANLRRPPPSAAFFYRATSPQGSRLPLPPRGRRRGTGSSSCPWASWGLGAEVGLGLPGAHACPDPRRPAQRGEGDVESRGAAPLRPGAVPRGWAWPRGGPPPRHAPARGHVTRVGAGARWARPGARVRARGRWRCCCSRPPRVGPAPSPRLDMGSCNRTSLCPGFQDASTAVVIDLTENPLEKLPDASFLGFTSLQSILALP from the exons ATGCTGTTTCGACCTCCTCGAAAGCGTCTCCCCGCACACAAGGCGTCGTGGGAGAAGAAGGCAAGTTGCTCGCCGGTAAACGAAATCCGTGGTGCAAATAGCTCTCGCGGCCGTGTCGGCTCGCCCTTCCGACTTGCTCGTCCACGTTCAGCCTCCCCGTGCAGGAGGACGTGCGAACCTTGTCTTTTCATATCTTTACCCATTTTCCCTTTCCTATTCAGAAGTCAGCGCTGGAAGTGCCCGCTCCGCGAGCGCCCCGCTCTGCACCGCTTCTTTCTGTTCGACGGCGTGCCAAGGCCTGGCGCCCGCGGGCCGGACCCGCAGCACCACGCGAACCTTCGCCGTCCCCCGCCCAGCGCCGCCTTCTTCTACCGAGCCACGTCCCCACAAGGGTCACGGCTCCCGCTCCCGCCCAGGGGACGCCGACGTGGGACAGGCTCGTCCTCTTGCCCCTGGGCGTCGTGGGGGCTGGGAGCGGAGGTGGGGCTCGGGCTGCCGGGGGCCCACGCGTGCCCCGACCCGCGCCGCCCCGCGCAGCGCGGGGAGGGAGACGTGGAGTCACGTGGGGCCGCGCCGCTCCGCCCCGGGGCGGTCCCGCGTGGGTGGGCGTGGCCGCGGGGAGGTCCACCGCCGCGTCACGCGCCGGCACGCGGTCACGTGACTCGAGTGGGTGCGGGGGCGCGATGGGCCCGGCCAGGCGCGCGTGTCCGTGCCCGTGGGCgctggcgctgctgctgctcgcGGCCGCCCCGCGTGGGGCCCGCGCCGTCCCCCAG GCTGGACATGGGCAGCTGCAACCGGACAAGCCTGTGCCCCGGGTTCCAGGACGCCAGCACCGCCGTGGTCAT CGACCTGACGGAGAACCCCCTGGAGAAGCTCCCTGACGCCTCCTTCCTGGGCTTcaccagcctgcagagcat CCTGGCTTTGCCCTGA
- the ATRAID gene encoding all-trans retinoic acid-induced differentiation factor isoform X1, translating to MLFRPPRKRLPAHKASWEKKASCSPVNEIRGANSSRGRVGSPFRLARPRSASPCRRTCEPCLFISLPIFPFLFRSQRWKCPLRERPALHRFFLFDGVPRPGARGPDPQHHANLRRPPPSAAFFYRATSPQGSRLPLPPRGRRRGTGSSSCPWASWGLGAEVGLGLPGAHACPDPRRPAQRGEGDVESRGAAPLRPGAVPRGWAWPRGGPPPRHAPARGHVTRVGAGARWARPGARVRARGRWRCCCSRPPRVGPAPSPRLDMGSCNRTSLCPGFQDASTAVVIDLTENPLEKLPDASFLGFTSLQSIAVPLALDCPGGSAAWENITAGADSRLCQGQRNACNSSGELAWLCPENSQCAPNGPGLVQCLCWGPYHGYKCLREEWRVPLALASLPWLPCSDSEDAFKGSNLNLLYCSLQAGPFLPAGCSCTALLATWCRNGESLPGAGAKAGGSCGCRAGLVLGEGDWARATGRHPS from the exons ATGCTGTTTCGACCTCCTCGAAAGCGTCTCCCCGCACACAAGGCGTCGTGGGAGAAGAAGGCAAGTTGCTCGCCGGTAAACGAAATCCGTGGTGCAAATAGCTCTCGCGGCCGTGTCGGCTCGCCCTTCCGACTTGCTCGTCCACGTTCAGCCTCCCCGTGCAGGAGGACGTGCGAACCTTGTCTTTTCATATCTTTACCCATTTTCCCTTTCCTATTCAGAAGTCAGCGCTGGAAGTGCCCGCTCCGCGAGCGCCCCGCTCTGCACCGCTTCTTTCTGTTCGACGGCGTGCCAAGGCCTGGCGCCCGCGGGCCGGACCCGCAGCACCACGCGAACCTTCGCCGTCCCCCGCCCAGCGCCGCCTTCTTCTACCGAGCCACGTCCCCACAAGGGTCACGGCTCCCGCTCCCGCCCAGGGGACGCCGACGTGGGACAGGCTCGTCCTCTTGCCCCTGGGCGTCGTGGGGGCTGGGAGCGGAGGTGGGGCTCGGGCTGCCGGGGGCCCACGCGTGCCCCGACCCGCGCCGCCCCGCGCAGCGCGGGGAGGGAGACGTGGAGTCACGTGGGGCCGCGCCGCTCCGCCCCGGGGCGGTCCCGCGTGGGTGGGCGTGGCCGCGGGGAGGTCCACCGCCGCGTCACGCGCCGGCACGCGGTCACGTGACTCGAGTGGGTGCGGGGGCGCGATGGGCCCGGCCAGGCGCGCGTGTCCGTGCCCGTGGGCgctggcgctgctgctgctcgcGGCCGCCCCGCGTGGGGCCCGCGCCGTCCCCCAG GCTGGACATGGGCAGCTGCAACCGGACAAGCCTGTGCCCCGGGTTCCAGGACGCCAGCACCGCCGTGGTCAT CGACCTGACGGAGAACCCCCTGGAGAAGCTCCCTGACGCCTCCTTCCTGGGCTTcaccagcctgcagagcat AGCCGTCCCGCTTGCCCTGGACTGCCCCGGGGGCAGCGCGGCCTGGGAGAACATCACAGCTGGCGCAGACAGCAGACTCTGCCAGGGCCAGAGGAACGCCTGCAACAGCTCCGGGGAGCTCG CCTGGCTTTGCCCTGAAAACTCCCAGTGCGCCCCCAACGGCCCCGGCCTCGTCCAGTGCCTGTGCTGGGGGCCCTACCACGGCTACAAGTGCCTGCGCGAG GAATGGAGAGTCCCCCTTGCCCTGGCATCTCTCCCGTGGCTGccctgctctgacagtgaagacGCATTTAAGGGATCCAACCTGAACCTGCTTTACTGCAGCCTCCAAGCTGGGCCCTTCCTCCccgcgggctgcagctgcacggcTCTGCTAGCGACTTGGTGCAGGAACGGGGAGTCTCTGCCGGGAGCAGGCGCCAAGGCTGGGGGGAGCTGCGGCTGccgggcagggctggtgctgggtgaAGGGGACTGGGCTAGAGCAACAGGGCGACATCCCAGCTGA
- the ATRAID gene encoding all-trans retinoic acid-induced differentiation factor isoform X5, producing the protein MGPARRACPCPWALALLLLAAAPRGARAVPQVCACCPGEARRGSAVARLCAERPGLLLRGRCCLDPPRLLGLDMGSCNRTSLCPGFQDASTAVVIDLTENPLEKLPDASFLGFTSLQSIAVPLALDCPGGSAAWENITAGADSRLCQGQRNACNSSGELAWLCPENSQCAPNGPGLVQCLCWGPYHGYKCLREGTFPMLLFYGVLGAVTAALSLLVWGTQRRKAKAS; encoded by the exons ATGGGCCCGGCCAGGCGCGCGTGTCCGTGCCCGTGGGCgctggcgctgctgctgctcgcGGCCGCCCCGCGTGGGGCCCGCGCCGTCCCCCAG GTGTGCGCGTGCTGCCCGGGCGAGGCGCGGCGCGGCTCTGCCGTGGCCCGGCTGTGCGCGGAGCGGCCCGGCCTCCTGCTGCGGGGACGCTGCTGCCTGGACCCGCCGCGCCTGCTGGG GCTGGACATGGGCAGCTGCAACCGGACAAGCCTGTGCCCCGGGTTCCAGGACGCCAGCACCGCCGTGGTCAT CGACCTGACGGAGAACCCCCTGGAGAAGCTCCCTGACGCCTCCTTCCTGGGCTTcaccagcctgcagagcat AGCCGTCCCGCTTGCCCTGGACTGCCCCGGGGGCAGCGCGGCCTGGGAGAACATCACAGCTGGCGCAGACAGCAGACTCTGCCAGGGCCAGAGGAACGCCTGCAACAGCTCCGGGGAGCTCG CCTGGCTTTGCCCTGAAAACTCCCAGTGCGCCCCCAACGGCCCCGGCCTCGTCCAGTGCCTGTGCTGGGGGCCCTACCACGGCTACAAGTGCCTGCGCGAG GGCACCTTCCCCATGCTGCTCTTCTACGGGGTCCTGGGAGCTGTGACCGCCGCCCTATCCCTGCTGGTCTGGGGCACCCAGCGCCGGAAAGCCAAGGCCTCCTGA
- the TCF23 gene encoding transcription factor 23 has translation MAESTAAGRWSAAQARERCRPASPPAGTARGLPGRRRGGQARAGRSRGAGKAAALRLGAVPASVRAGAGAAAGRLCPENAARERSRVRTLRQAFLALQAALPAVPPGTKLSKLDVLVLATSYIAHLSHTLGQGPAPAARTPSLLHPIKKWPMRSRLYAGAWGWDGPEPRAPALTAPGSHAWAGLEGGGTAAGGPAP, from the exons ATGGCCGAGAGCACGGCCGCGGGGAGGTGGAGCGCTGCCCAGGCCCGAGAGAGGTGCCGGCCCGCGTCTCCCCCGGCCGGCACGGCCAGGGGGCTCCCAGGCCGGAGGAGAGGTGGccaagccagggctggcaggagccggGGCGCTGGCAAAGCAGCTGCCCTGCGCCTTGGGGCTGTCCCGGCCTCCGTGAGG GCCGGGGCTGGCGCGGCGGCCGGGCGGCTGTGCCCGGAGAACGCGGCGCGGGAGCGCAGCCGGGTGCGGACGCTGCGCCAGGCcttcctggccctgcaggctgcgcTGCCCGCCGTGCCGCCCGGCACCAAGCTCTCCAAGCTGGACGTGCTGGTCCTGGCCACCAGCTACATCGCCCACCTCTCCCACACCCTGGGCCAGGGCCCGGCCCCCGCCGCCCgcacccccagcctgctccacCCCATCAAG AAGTGGCCGATGCGCTCCCGCCTCTACGCCGGCGCCTGGGGCTGGGACGGCCCGGAGCCACGGGCCCCAGCGCTCACAGCCCCCGGCAGCCACGCATGGGCAGGCCTGGAGGGGGGTGGCACTGCAGCTGGGGGCCCTGCCCCGTGA
- the PREB gene encoding prolactin regulatory element-binding protein produces MGPRRPPELYRAPFPLYALQLHADTGLAVTAGGGGAAKTGIKNGVHFLQLERIGGQLSASLLHSHDTATRATMTMALAGDIIAAGQDAHCHLLRFRLQRPAAGAAGHSGGGDKGPRKRKASSPAGQGEGDTRSETSEVTVETLRSVQTDFSPDTLQKAVRVSADHALLATGGTDGFLRLWEFPSMKKMLEFKAHDGEIEDIALGPGNKMVTAGRDFQCCVWQRDQLVTGLRWNENLPAIPDKAYRYQACRFGKVEDDVEALRLYTVQVPHKRERRPPPCYLTKWDGKSFLPLLTQPCGAEVISCLSVSDSGTFLGLGTVTGSVAIYVSFSLQRLYYVKEAHGIVVTDVAFMPESGRGRELLAGDEAALLSVAVDSRCKLHLLPHRRSFPVWLLLLLCAGLIVATILLLQLAFPGFL; encoded by the exons ATGGGGCCCCGGCGGCCGCCCGAGCTGTACCGCGCGCCCTTCCCGCTCTACGCGCTGCAGCTGCATGCGGACACCGGCCTGGCCGTGACGGCTGGGGGCGGCGGTGCCGCCAAGACCGGCATCAAGAATGGCGTG CACTTCCTGCAGCTGGAGCGGATCGGGGGGCAGCTGAGCGCCTCGCTGCTGCACTCGCACGACACGGCGACGCGGGCCACCATGACCATGGCGCTGGCGGGCGACATCATCGCCGCGGGGCAGGACgcccactgccacctcctgcGCTTCCGCCTCCAGCGGCCGGCAGCCGGCGCGGCCGGACACAGCG GCGGCGGCGACAAGGGCCCCCGGAAGCGGAAAGCCTCCAGCCCCGCGGGGCAGGGCGAGGGCGACACCCGGAGCGAGACGAGCGAGGTGACCGTGGAGACCCTGCGCAGCGTCCAGACCGACTTCAGCCCCGACACCCTGCAGAAGGCCGTGCGCGTCAGCGCCGACCACGCGCTGCTTGCCACCGGCGGCACCGACGGCTTCCTTCGGCTCTGGGAG TTCCCCAGCATGAAGAAGATGCTGGAGTTCAAAGCTCACGACGGGGAGATCGAGGACATCGCGCTGGGCCCTGGGAATAAG ATGGTGACGGCAGGCCGGGACTTCCAGTGCTGCGTGTGGCAGAGGGATCAGCTGGTGACGGGGCTGCGCTGGAACGAGAACTTGCCGGCTATCCCCGACAAGGCCTATCGCTACCAGGCCTGCAG GTTTGGGAAGGTGGAGGATGACGTGGAAGCGCTGCGGCTCTACACCGTGCAGGTGCCCCACAAGCGGGAGCGCCGGCCCCCGCCCTGCTACCTCACCAAGTGGGACGGCAAGAGCTTCCTGCCGCTGCTCACGCAGCCCTGCGGCGCCGAGGTCATCTCCTGCCTGTCCGTCAG CGATTCGGGTACGTTCCTGGGGCTGGGCACCGTGACGGGGTCTGTGGCCATCTACGTCTCCTTCTCGCTGCAG AGGCTGTACTATGTGAAGGAGGCGCATGGCATCGTGGTGACGGATGTGGCCTTCATGCCCGAGAGCGGCCGGGGCCGCGAGCTGCTGGCCGGGGATGAGGCTGCCCTGCTCAGCGTGGCCGTGGACAGTCGCTGCAAGCTGCACCTGCTCCCCCACCGCC GCAGCTTCCccgtctggctgctgctgctcctgtgtgcTGGGCTCATCGTGGCCAcaatcctgctgctgcagctcgcCTTCCCTGGCTTCCTGTAG
- the LOC102566482 gene encoding protein ABHD1 isoform X1, protein MLGETMFGVPPLLLPCGAGLGPWLWALVLGAGTAWLGWSWARALKRPLLVAAPLLRAFLERHCPIVCETFYPTPWCFEGRLQTLLRHILLSEPPVLYRSELLHVADGGQLLLDWADNPGSRRYPDPSTRPTLLLLPGATNNSEASYILHLVHGLLQVGYRCVVLNCRGCKGDELLTPRAFSVANTEDLETTIAHIRAQLPQAPLLAMGFSMGGTLLLHHLARTGHAAGLEAAVAMSPVWDYGEFLNLLEQSLPDVVFRVPLVYFVRRLVKRHRQAIAALVDVEQVLKAHTLREIDARYTAPAFGYGTCEEYVQAASSMSGMLAIRVPLLCLNAADDPFSPLHTIPMELLRQVPHVALLMTARGGHVGFQEGLLPWRHNFLVRVCIQFAAAVLEQGAELRGLRGDPGTGAGPRV, encoded by the exons atGCTCGGGGAGACGATGTTCGGGGTGCCGCCGCTGCTGCTCCCCTGCGGGGCCGGGCTCGGGCCCTGGCTCTGGGCGCTGGTGCTGGGCGCGGGCACCGCCTGGCTGGGCTGGTCCTGGGCGCGCGCGCTCAAG AGGCCGCTGCTGGTGGCAGCGCCGCTGCTACGGGCCTTCCTGGAGCGGCACTGCCCCATCGTGTGCGAGACCTTCTACCCCACACCCTGGTGCTTTGAGGGCcggctccagaccctgctccgGCACATCCTCTTGTCCGAGCCCCCGGTCTTGTACCGCAG CGAGCTGCTCCACGTGGCGGATGGCGGGCAGCTGTTGCTGGACTGGGCCGACAACCCAGGGAGTCGGCGGTACCCAGACCCTAGCACGCGCCCcacgctcctgctcctgcccggTGCCACCAACAACAGCGAGGCCTCCTACATCCTGCACTTGGTGCATGGACTGCTGCAGGTCGGCTACAG GTGTGTGGTGCTCAACTGCCGCGGCTGTAAGGGGGACGAGCTGCTG aCCCCCAGAGCCTTCTCCGTTGCCAACACCGAGGACCTGGAGACCACCATCGCCCACATCCGGGCACAGCTACCACAGGCCCCACTCCTGGCCATGGGCTTCTCCATGGGCGG GACGCTGCTTCTGCACCACCTGGCACGGACGGGCCACGCCgcagggctggaggctgctgTGGCCATGTCTCCAGTCTGGGACTATGGGGAGTTCCTGAACTTGCTCGAGCAGTCCCTTCCAGATGTGGTCTTTCGTGTGCCACTCGTGTACTTTGTGCGCAGGCTGGTCAAGAG gcacaggcaggcaaTTGCGGCACTGGTGGAtgtggaacaggtcctcaag gctCACACACTGCGGGAGATTGATGCACGGTACACAGCACCCGCGTTCGGCTATGGGACTTGCGAGGAGTACGtgcaggcagccagctccatgtcCGGCATGCTGGCCATCCgcgtgcccctgctctgcctcaatGCGGCCGAtgaccccttctccccactccaca CCATCCCCATGGAGCTGCTGCGGCAGGTGCCCCATGTGGCCCTACTGATGACGGCACGTGGGGGGCACGTAGGCTTCCAGGAGGGCCTGTTGCCATGGCGACACAACTTCCTGGTCCGCGTGTGCATCCAGTTTGCTGCggcagtgctggagcagggcgCGGAGCTGCGTGGCCTCAGAGGCGACCCGGGCACGGGGGCGGGACCCCGCGTGTAG
- the LOC102566482 gene encoding protein ABHD1 isoform X2, giving the protein MLGETMFGVPPLLLPCGAGLGPWLWALVLGAGTAWLGWSWARALKRPLLVAAPLLRAFLERHCPIVCETFYPTPWCFEGRLQTLLRHILLSEPPVLYRSELLHVADGGQLLLDWADNPGSRRYPDPSTRPTLLLLPGATNNSEASYILHLVHGLLQVGYRCVVLNCRGCKGDELLTPRAFSVANTEDLETTIAHIRAQLPQAPLLAMGFSMGGTLLLHHLARTGHAAGLEAAVAMSPVWDYGEFLNLLEQSLPDVVFRVPLVYFVRRLVKSPGTDPRRNLLVTWQHCRQPGAAAARGCWMLRSWRRCCALSISASAQQRLLSIFTEGSNFVLKNFTDGHI; this is encoded by the exons atGCTCGGGGAGACGATGTTCGGGGTGCCGCCGCTGCTGCTCCCCTGCGGGGCCGGGCTCGGGCCCTGGCTCTGGGCGCTGGTGCTGGGCGCGGGCACCGCCTGGCTGGGCTGGTCCTGGGCGCGCGCGCTCAAG AGGCCGCTGCTGGTGGCAGCGCCGCTGCTACGGGCCTTCCTGGAGCGGCACTGCCCCATCGTGTGCGAGACCTTCTACCCCACACCCTGGTGCTTTGAGGGCcggctccagaccctgctccgGCACATCCTCTTGTCCGAGCCCCCGGTCTTGTACCGCAG CGAGCTGCTCCACGTGGCGGATGGCGGGCAGCTGTTGCTGGACTGGGCCGACAACCCAGGGAGTCGGCGGTACCCAGACCCTAGCACGCGCCCcacgctcctgctcctgcccggTGCCACCAACAACAGCGAGGCCTCCTACATCCTGCACTTGGTGCATGGACTGCTGCAGGTCGGCTACAG GTGTGTGGTGCTCAACTGCCGCGGCTGTAAGGGGGACGAGCTGCTG aCCCCCAGAGCCTTCTCCGTTGCCAACACCGAGGACCTGGAGACCACCATCGCCCACATCCGGGCACAGCTACCACAGGCCCCACTCCTGGCCATGGGCTTCTCCATGGGCGG GACGCTGCTTCTGCACCACCTGGCACGGACGGGCCACGCCgcagggctggaggctgctgTGGCCATGTCTCCAGTCTGGGACTATGGGGAGTTCCTGAACTTGCTCGAGCAGTCCCTTCCAGATGTGGTCTTTCGTGTGCCACTCGTGTACTTTGTGCGCAGGCTGGTCAAGAG tcctggcacagACCCTCGAAGGAACCTACTTGTGACTTGGCAGCATTGCAGGCAGCCTGGCGCAGCAGCAGCACGTGGCTGCTGGATGCTGCGCTCCTGGCGACGCTGCTGTGCTCTGTCCATCAGCGCTTCAGCCCAGCAGAGGCTGCTTAGTATTTTTACTGAGGGCTCAAATTTTGTGTTGAAGAACTTCACTGATGGCCatatttag